The following coding sequences are from one Mytilus trossulus isolate FHL-02 chromosome 8, PNRI_Mtr1.1.1.hap1, whole genome shotgun sequence window:
- the LOC134727902 gene encoding galactose-specific lectin nattectin-like, which yields MVHFTDIVNSRKCLENCKEFNYKGHKVKAQADTDECPDAYHKYSNVSCFRFFDTLVNHGTAVVFCLEQNATLIKIDSNDKQEHVNQYLVWLPAEIVHIQGYKEVEHFEDSWFYDDGNEMEFSNWNQRQPDNDPENGHIVMNVLEGGGHWSNVNPDYVANFLCEIYI from the exons ATGGTTCATTTTACAGACATAGTAAACAGTagaaaatgtttagaaaacTGCAAAGAATTTAAttacaaaggtcacaaggtcaaagctCAAG CTGATACAGATGAATGTCCAGATGCTTACCATAAATACAGTAATGTTTCCTGTTTTAGATTCTTTGACACATTGGTTAATCACGGTACAGCAGTTGTATTTTGTCTGGAGCAAAATGCTACCCTGATCAAGATTGATAGCAATGACAAACAAGAACATGTAAATCAGTACTTAG TTTGGCTCCCAGCCGAAATCGTTCATATACAAGGGTACAAAGAGGTTGAACATTTTGAGGATTCGTGGTTTTATGACGATGGGAACGAGATGGAATTCAGCAACTGGAACCAACGTCAACCTGACAACGATCCAGAGAACGGTCATATAGTGATGAATGTATTAGAGGGTGGTGGCCACTGGTCTAACGTAAATCCTGATTACGTAGCAAACTTCCTATGTGAAATTTACATTTAA